The following proteins are encoded in a genomic region of Myxococcota bacterium:
- a CDS encoding sulfatase — protein MGEARGPLARRVFAAAALALVAACAWRAGALVDRYGVDLVLMDQLDFLRPLFDALEGRPWPALDELRFQFPGSPHRMGLGWPVIEAVARASGWSTRADGFAIVAVLALAAALALWLDARLAGRLDAASLALPVAVLTTRQYTTFVGTTDVALGAVPVLLVVALALATTLRDARARVAAVLALDLACVYTGFALFAGALAPLLVAREAWLGRIGPRAAAAAFAASVAIGLSFFAGWDAGPALGPASSSLGPGGVLAYATALWTSFFAVGSPALAHLVGLAWPVLLGAPLAVAFARTLGGDGDDVHAVVLVLSGFGALFVAANAVGRSGEAADIAYAFAPRYATLMLPGALGAYFAARGYLRGAPRALALAAFGLAIVAGEVVAAHRDRASLEWLAASKRAWAACYVEARDVAACNERARFELYPWRDAYPRIEHQLALLEERGLNLFAPRAIARVAAARAEAPPAPPDGGARASAPVARRTGAPPPRHVLVVSVDTLRADHLGLYGYARPTSPAIDALGARGVVFEHAMSTSSWTLPAHASLLTGRYPYQHRVQDDGVRLGDDVPTLAEALRARGLATLAVVSHLYVASPFGLARGFDVFDDALIEGGTTNPRADAVVDRFLARLDAHLARGAEGGGARPDGAAAAPFFGFVHLFDPHWDYGAPAPYGRRFVDPAYRGPMDGSFAAMTPFVLAAGALAPADRAALVALYDGEIAWVDAQIARLLDALAARGVRDDTLVVITGDHGEEFGEHGRLGHGRTLFEEQLHVPLVVQHASLAPRRESAPASLVDVAATVLDALGGEVDAFGAGRSLLAAAPAQAEPRERVLLAESIRYGLEWRAARRGPHKLVELADGAERWFFDLADDPGERRPAARDPSEDGALGAAFERFRSDADDGFQIKLVAHDGERLRLRARIEAQGPGAAIVGARHYASGHIAGREVRFDRFELVDGGAALEVDALVAQHVGTIRFDVAPPGSAVRIATRELSLLAPGATAPAAVALRAADGTALGEDVRVERAGARDDAGARAPDARAAPAAAFAARLSHPAALASGAYVRAAPTAAARAPALGADVRRHLEALGYGEGAGGSGADDAPEARSRDGASDARSDGAGSPDAARP, from the coding sequence GTGGGTGAGGCGCGCGGGCCGCTCGCGCGGCGCGTCTTCGCCGCCGCCGCGCTCGCGCTCGTCGCGGCGTGCGCGTGGCGCGCGGGCGCGCTCGTCGACCGCTACGGCGTCGACCTCGTGCTGATGGACCAGCTCGACTTCCTGCGGCCGCTCTTCGACGCGCTCGAAGGCCGCCCGTGGCCCGCCCTCGACGAGCTGCGCTTCCAGTTCCCGGGCAGCCCGCACCGCATGGGGCTCGGCTGGCCCGTGATCGAGGCGGTCGCGCGCGCGAGCGGGTGGAGCACGCGCGCGGACGGCTTCGCCATCGTCGCCGTGCTCGCGCTGGCCGCCGCGCTCGCGCTGTGGCTCGACGCGCGCCTCGCCGGTCGCCTCGACGCGGCGTCGCTCGCGCTGCCCGTCGCCGTCCTGACGACCCGGCAGTACACGACGTTCGTCGGCACGACCGACGTCGCGCTCGGCGCGGTGCCCGTGCTGCTCGTCGTCGCGCTCGCGCTCGCGACGACGCTGCGCGACGCGCGCGCGCGCGTCGCGGCCGTGCTCGCGCTCGACCTCGCCTGCGTGTACACGGGCTTCGCGCTCTTCGCGGGGGCGCTCGCGCCGCTGCTCGTCGCGCGCGAGGCCTGGCTCGGGCGCATCGGGCCGCGCGCGGCGGCCGCCGCGTTCGCGGCCTCCGTCGCGATCGGGCTGTCGTTCTTCGCGGGCTGGGACGCGGGCCCGGCGCTCGGCCCGGCGTCGTCGAGCCTCGGCCCGGGCGGCGTGCTCGCGTACGCGACCGCGCTCTGGACGAGCTTCTTCGCCGTCGGGAGCCCCGCGCTCGCGCACCTCGTCGGGCTCGCGTGGCCCGTGCTCCTCGGGGCGCCGCTCGCCGTCGCATTCGCGCGGACGCTCGGCGGCGACGGCGACGACGTGCACGCGGTCGTGCTCGTGCTCTCGGGCTTCGGCGCGCTGTTCGTCGCGGCGAACGCGGTCGGCCGCTCCGGCGAGGCCGCCGACATCGCCTACGCCTTCGCACCCCGCTACGCGACGCTGATGCTCCCCGGCGCGCTCGGCGCGTACTTCGCGGCGCGCGGCTACCTGCGCGGCGCGCCGCGCGCGCTCGCGCTCGCCGCGTTCGGGCTCGCGATCGTCGCGGGCGAGGTCGTCGCCGCACATCGCGACCGCGCCTCGCTCGAGTGGCTCGCGGCGTCGAAGCGCGCGTGGGCGGCTTGCTATGTCGAGGCGCGCGACGTCGCCGCGTGCAACGAGCGCGCGCGCTTCGAGCTCTACCCCTGGCGCGACGCCTACCCGCGCATCGAGCACCAGCTCGCGCTGCTCGAGGAGCGCGGGCTCAACCTGTTCGCGCCGCGCGCGATCGCGCGCGTCGCCGCGGCGCGCGCGGAGGCGCCGCCGGCGCCCCCGGATGGCGGTGCCCGCGCGAGCGCACCGGTGGCGCGGCGCACGGGCGCGCCGCCGCCGCGCCACGTCCTCGTCGTCTCGGTCGACACGCTGCGCGCCGACCACCTCGGTCTCTACGGCTACGCGCGGCCGACGTCGCCCGCGATCGACGCGCTCGGCGCGCGCGGCGTCGTCTTCGAGCACGCGATGAGCACGTCGTCGTGGACGCTGCCCGCGCACGCGTCGCTGCTCACCGGCCGCTATCCCTACCAGCACCGCGTGCAGGACGACGGCGTGCGCCTCGGCGACGACGTGCCGACGCTCGCCGAGGCGCTCCGCGCGCGCGGGCTCGCGACGCTCGCCGTCGTGAGCCATCTCTACGTCGCGAGCCCGTTCGGGCTCGCGCGCGGCTTCGACGTCTTCGACGACGCGCTGATCGAGGGCGGCACGACGAACCCGCGCGCCGATGCGGTCGTCGACCGCTTCCTCGCGCGGCTCGACGCGCACCTCGCGCGCGGTGCGGAAGGCGGCGGCGCGCGCCCGGACGGCGCCGCGGCGGCGCCGTTCTTCGGCTTCGTCCACCTCTTCGATCCGCACTGGGACTACGGCGCGCCCGCGCCGTACGGGCGGCGCTTCGTCGACCCCGCCTACCGCGGCCCGATGGACGGAAGCTTCGCGGCGATGACGCCCTTCGTGCTCGCGGCCGGCGCGCTCGCGCCGGCGGATCGCGCGGCGCTCGTCGCGCTCTACGACGGCGAGATCGCGTGGGTCGACGCGCAGATCGCGCGGCTGCTCGACGCGCTCGCCGCGCGCGGCGTGCGCGACGACACGCTCGTCGTGATCACGGGCGACCACGGCGAGGAGTTCGGCGAACACGGACGCCTCGGCCACGGACGCACGCTCTTCGAGGAGCAGCTCCACGTGCCGCTCGTCGTGCAGCACGCGTCGCTCGCGCCGCGGCGCGAGAGCGCGCCGGCGTCGCTCGTCGACGTGGCGGCCACCGTGCTCGACGCGCTCGGCGGCGAGGTCGACGCGTTCGGCGCGGGGCGCTCGCTGCTCGCGGCCGCGCCGGCGCAGGCGGAGCCGCGCGAGCGCGTGCTGCTCGCGGAGTCGATCCGCTACGGGCTCGAGTGGCGCGCCGCGCGGCGCGGGCCGCACAAGCTCGTCGAGCTCGCGGATGGCGCGGAGCGCTGGTTCTTCGACCTCGCGGACGATCCGGGCGAGCGACGGCCGGCCGCGCGCGACCCGAGCGAGGACGGCGCGCTCGGCGCCGCGTTCGAGCGCTTCCGCAGCGACGCCGACGACGGCTTCCAGATCAAGCTCGTCGCGCACGACGGCGAGCGACTGCGCCTGCGCGCGCGCATCGAGGCGCAGGGGCCGGGTGCTGCGATCGTCGGTGCCCGCCACTACGCGTCGGGCCACATCGCGGGCCGCGAGGTGCGCTTCGATCGCTTCGAGCTCGTCGACGGCGGCGCGGCGCTCGAGGTCGACGCGCTCGTCGCGCAGCACGTGGGCACGATCCGCTTCGACGTCGCGCCGCCCGGGAGCGCGGTGCGCATCGCGACGCGCGAGCTCTCGCTGCTCGCGCCGGGCGCGACGGCGCCGGCTGCGGTCGCGCTGCGCGCGGCCGACGGCACGGCGCTCGGCGAGGACGTGCGCGTCGAGCGTGCGGGCGCGCGCGACGACGCCGGTGCCCGTGCGCCGGACGCGCGCGCGGCGCCCGCGGCGGCGTTCGCCGCGCGGCTCTCCCACCCGGCGGCGCTCGCCTCGGGCGCCTACGTGCGCGCGGCGCCGACCGCGGCAGCGCGCGCGCCCGCGCTCGGCGCCGACGTGCGCCGCCACCTCGAGGCGCTCGGCTACGGAGAGGGCGCGGGCGGGAGCGGCGCCGACGACGCGCCGGAGGCGCGCTCGCGCGACGGCGCGTCCGACGCGCGCTCGGACGGCGCGGGCTCGCCGGACGCCGCGCGGCCGTAG
- a CDS encoding tetratricopeptide repeat protein, which translates to MTASPRARAALAALALAVATAAVYAPALRLGTVEYDDPDYVTRNPHVQAGLTWEGLRWAATSTFAANWFPLTWASHMLDHELWGDDLAGHHATSVALHVVNTLLLFALLARATGRVARAAVVAALFALHPLHVESVAWLSERKDVLSAAFGLAAANAHVAYARRPGAARLALVAALFACSLAAKPMLVTLPALLVLLDAWPLGRVDAAALADRARAPLERLRASGALRVVVEKLPLLALAAASSAVTMIVQRQAVVPLELFPLDKRLASVPLAYATYLGQTLWPVDLVPSHLHPGRAVSVAFGAAVGLGLVGATAVLARSARSAPHRIVGWLWFLGTLVPVIGFVQVGNQFVADRYTYVPIVGLFLAATWEAAERLGGTPRGRAAAAALAGVALVACSAVTRAQIPYWNDTVTLFARNVAVDPSNHIAHSILGLGYARLREEELAIHHYERAAQLRPYHHLLLFRISKRLVDQGDVDLAIDALERELRIAPDFAPARRRLTVLRDRRDDLERLLSDVGSAGGEGVETPGILAHLGFMRLALVDRDGAARSFEAALAADPDHVLALRGLAVVRLQEGDRAGALALAERAAAIAPGSPEVERLLAALRAGDDAAATDVGSDREAGADGVPPAPGAARAPDRGAAGDAR; encoded by the coding sequence GTGACGGCGAGCCCGCGCGCGCGCGCCGCGCTCGCGGCCCTGGCGCTCGCCGTCGCGACGGCCGCGGTCTACGCGCCCGCGCTGCGCCTCGGCACCGTCGAGTACGACGACCCGGACTACGTGACGCGCAACCCGCACGTGCAGGCGGGGCTCACGTGGGAGGGGCTGCGCTGGGCGGCGACGAGCACGTTCGCCGCGAACTGGTTCCCGCTCACGTGGGCGTCGCACATGCTCGACCACGAGCTCTGGGGCGACGACCTCGCCGGCCACCACGCGACGAGCGTCGCGCTCCACGTCGTGAACACGCTGCTCCTGTTCGCGCTGCTCGCGCGCGCGACGGGCCGCGTCGCGCGCGCGGCGGTCGTGGCGGCGCTCTTCGCGCTGCACCCGCTGCACGTCGAGTCGGTGGCGTGGCTGTCCGAGCGCAAGGACGTGCTGTCCGCGGCGTTCGGGCTCGCGGCGGCGAACGCGCACGTCGCCTACGCGCGCCGGCCGGGCGCGGCGCGGCTCGCGCTCGTCGCCGCGCTGTTCGCGTGCTCGCTCGCGGCGAAGCCCATGCTGGTGACGCTGCCCGCGCTGCTCGTCCTGCTCGACGCGTGGCCGCTCGGGCGCGTCGACGCCGCCGCGCTCGCCGACCGCGCGCGCGCGCCGCTCGAGCGGCTGCGCGCGAGCGGCGCGCTGCGCGTCGTCGTCGAGAAGCTCCCGCTCCTCGCGCTCGCAGCGGCGAGCAGCGCCGTGACGATGATCGTGCAGCGGCAGGCGGTCGTTCCGCTCGAGCTCTTCCCGCTCGACAAGCGGCTCGCGAGCGTGCCGCTCGCCTACGCCACCTATCTCGGGCAGACGCTCTGGCCCGTCGACCTCGTGCCGAGCCACCTGCATCCGGGGCGCGCGGTGTCGGTCGCGTTCGGCGCGGCGGTCGGCCTCGGGCTCGTCGGCGCGACGGCCGTGCTCGCGCGCTCCGCGCGCTCGGCCCCGCATCGCATCGTCGGCTGGCTCTGGTTCCTCGGCACGCTCGTTCCCGTGATCGGCTTCGTGCAGGTCGGCAACCAGTTCGTCGCCGACCGCTACACCTACGTCCCGATCGTCGGCCTCTTCCTCGCGGCCACGTGGGAGGCGGCCGAACGGCTCGGCGGCACGCCGCGCGGCCGCGCCGCGGCCGCCGCGCTCGCGGGCGTCGCGCTCGTCGCGTGCAGCGCGGTGACGCGCGCGCAGATCCCGTACTGGAACGACACCGTCACGCTCTTCGCGCGCAACGTCGCCGTCGATCCGTCGAACCACATCGCGCACTCGATCCTCGGGCTCGGCTATGCGCGGCTTCGGGAGGAGGAGCTCGCGATCCATCACTACGAGCGCGCCGCGCAGCTGCGCCCCTATCACCACCTGCTGCTGTTCCGCATCTCGAAGCGGCTGGTCGACCAGGGCGACGTCGACCTCGCGATCGACGCGCTCGAGCGCGAGCTGCGCATCGCGCCCGACTTCGCGCCCGCGCGCCGCCGCCTGACCGTCCTGCGCGACCGGCGCGACGACCTCGAGCGGCTCCTCTCGGATGTCGGATCCGCTGGAGGGGAGGGTGTGGAAACGCCCGGAATCCTTGCGCATCTCGGCTTCATGCGTCTCGCGCTCGTCGACCGCGACGGGGCGGCCCGGAGCTTCGAGGCGGCGCTCGCCGCCGACCCGGACCACGTGCTCGCGCTGCGCGGCCTCGCGGTCGTGCGGCTGCAGGAGGGCGACCGCGCGGGCGCGCTCGCGCTCGCCGAGCGCGCGGCCGCGATCGCACCCGGGAGCCCCGAGGTCGAGCGGCTCCTCGCCGCGCTGCGCGCGGGCGACGACGCGGCGGCGACGGACGTCGGGAGCGACCGCGAAGCGGGTGCCGACGGCGTGCCGCCCGCGCCGGGCGCCGCGCGCGCGCCCGACCGCGGCGCGGCGGGGGACGCGCGGTGA
- a CDS encoding glycosyltransferase family 39 protein translates to MSPPASAARARRERAWLAALQIALLAPFLDKPFHVDDAFFLAIAEQIARDPLHPFDFAYNWTGVPDLVAHEMKNPPLVFYAQALWHELGIAIGVDARGAWSERWLHAGFLAFALAAGQATYALASRATRAPLLASALLVASPSFWVPATSAMIDVPLVAALLAALLALERARAAEREGRPARGAWAAAAAAATAAVLSKYAALVLLPAASLPLALAAVREARAPRDAARRLAIAASAPALAFAAWWAASGGHPLAALAYRSTERGDALVWLAAHGPAALAFCGGLLGFPVAAQVAALARPDERGLALVGAGAGVAALAIRHALFAFPFSAVNDALLVVLAASGATFALLVAARARAARTPLERALLVWLAVGFAFVAVGNWTVNARSVLLVAPPAAIFAARLAEGRARLARGALAAAFALGLVVALADADLAAFGPAEATRIAREAPPGARVRFVGHWGFQRYMERAGFAHVDLAHADVRPGDVVAVPRMHRIASVPFELPAPRAREVHVVERRLPVAVMDGESGAGLHGSFLGPLPFAYATGPLEVVDVLAW, encoded by the coding sequence GTGAGCCCGCCCGCGTCCGCCGCGCGCGCGCGCCGCGAGCGCGCGTGGCTCGCCGCGCTGCAGATCGCGCTCCTGGCTCCGTTCCTCGACAAGCCCTTCCACGTCGACGACGCGTTCTTCCTCGCGATCGCCGAGCAGATCGCGCGCGACCCGCTCCACCCGTTCGACTTCGCGTACAACTGGACGGGCGTGCCGGACCTCGTCGCGCACGAGATGAAGAACCCGCCGCTCGTGTTCTACGCGCAGGCGCTGTGGCACGAGCTCGGTATCGCGATCGGCGTCGACGCGCGCGGCGCGTGGAGCGAGCGCTGGCTCCACGCGGGGTTCCTCGCGTTCGCGCTCGCGGCCGGGCAGGCGACCTATGCGCTCGCTTCGCGCGCGACGCGCGCGCCGCTGCTCGCATCGGCGCTGCTCGTCGCGAGCCCTTCGTTCTGGGTGCCGGCGACGTCGGCGATGATCGACGTGCCGCTCGTCGCCGCGCTGCTCGCCGCGCTGCTCGCGCTCGAGCGCGCGCGCGCGGCCGAGCGCGAGGGGCGACCCGCGCGCGGCGCGTGGGCGGCCGCGGCGGCGGCGGCGACGGCCGCCGTGCTGTCGAAGTACGCGGCGCTCGTGCTGCTGCCGGCGGCGTCGCTCCCGCTCGCGCTCGCCGCGGTGCGCGAGGCGCGCGCGCCGCGCGACGCCGCTCGGCGGCTCGCGATCGCCGCGTCCGCGCCCGCGCTCGCGTTCGCCGCGTGGTGGGCGGCGAGCGGCGGCCACCCGCTCGCGGCACTCGCCTATCGATCGACCGAGCGCGGCGACGCGCTCGTGTGGCTGGCCGCGCACGGGCCGGCCGCGCTCGCATTCTGCGGCGGGCTGCTCGGCTTCCCGGTCGCCGCGCAGGTGGCCGCGCTCGCGCGCCCCGACGAGCGCGGGCTCGCGCTCGTCGGCGCGGGCGCGGGCGTCGCCGCGCTCGCGATCCGCCACGCGCTGTTCGCGTTCCCGTTCTCGGCCGTGAACGACGCGCTGCTCGTCGTGCTCGCCGCCTCGGGCGCGACGTTCGCGCTGCTCGTCGCGGCGCGTGCGCGCGCGGCGCGCACACCGCTCGAGCGCGCGCTGCTCGTGTGGCTCGCGGTCGGCTTCGCGTTCGTCGCGGTGGGCAACTGGACGGTGAACGCGCGCAGCGTGCTGCTCGTCGCGCCGCCCGCGGCGATCTTCGCGGCGCGGCTCGCGGAGGGACGCGCGCGGCTCGCGCGCGGCGCCCTCGCCGCCGCATTCGCGCTCGGCCTCGTCGTCGCGCTCGCCGACGCCGACCTCGCGGCGTTCGGCCCGGCCGAGGCGACGCGCATCGCGCGCGAGGCGCCGCCCGGCGCGCGCGTGCGCTTCGTCGGGCACTGGGGCTTCCAGCGCTACATGGAGCGGGCGGGCTTCGCGCACGTCGACCTCGCGCATGCGGACGTGCGCCCGGGCGACGTCGTCGCCGTGCCGCGCATGCACCGCATCGCGAGTGTTCCGTTCGAGCTCCCGGCGCCGCGCGCGCGCGAGGTGCACGTCGTCGAACGACGGCTCCCCGTCGCGGTCATGGACGGCGAGAGCGGCGCGGGGCTGCACGGCTCGTTCCTCGGGCCGCTCCCGTTCGCGTACGCGACGGGGCCGCTCGAGGTCGTGGACGTGCTCGCGTGGTGA